A single window of Planctomycetaceae bacterium DNA harbors:
- a CDS encoding aminotransferase class V-fold PLP-dependent enzyme, which yields MQWSCFWRTEPKSDAECSVLRTQVQGYGGLRKNDDSNHHLRRNTRTTPMLDTSLWPVSDDSIRNVFLQMLHDGSWGRYHGPHCDQFRREFAEYLLADNVQLCSSGTTAIELCLRAVGVEPGTEVIMAAYDYKANFMNVLALGATPVLIDTQFNSPGIDCSQIEQALSERTRAVICSHLHGTFADIDKAVDLARFHGFAVVEDACQCPGAEINGRRAGTIGDVGAFSFGGSKLLTAGRGGAVVSKNSAIMQRIRLYTQRGNDAYPLSEMQAAVLVPQLHMLDERNRRRMERVGQLASLLASGSAIDVIAALDSATNGAPAFYKVAMTPRHLNDRTEATRSLLDRIEQQALQGPKDSTAEFGPLQLTLSPGFPALHLIHSRKRYRQAAELTNSERWHNQLLTLHHPILLESSVSVESIAKAIQSAVDCVLKRNS from the coding sequence CTGCAGTGGTCATGTTTCTGGCGAACGGAACCGAAAAGTGATGCAGAATGTTCTGTCCTGCGCACGCAGGTTCAGGGCTATGGAGGGCTTCGGAAGAATGACGATTCAAACCATCACCTCAGAAGAAACACTCGCACGACTCCTATGCTAGACACGTCGCTTTGGCCGGTTTCAGACGATTCCATTCGAAACGTCTTCCTTCAGATGCTGCACGATGGATCCTGGGGCAGATACCATGGCCCCCATTGTGACCAGTTCCGCAGGGAGTTTGCTGAGTACCTGCTTGCGGACAACGTTCAACTTTGCAGCAGCGGCACAACTGCGATTGAGCTTTGCCTGCGAGCAGTAGGCGTTGAGCCGGGCACAGAAGTCATCATGGCTGCCTACGACTATAAAGCCAATTTCATGAATGTCCTGGCGCTGGGAGCCACGCCGGTACTGATCGATACGCAATTCAATTCGCCCGGCATTGATTGCAGCCAGATCGAACAAGCTCTCAGTGAGCGAACTCGCGCGGTCATTTGTTCTCACCTTCATGGCACCTTTGCGGACATCGACAAAGCTGTCGATCTGGCACGGTTCCATGGATTTGCGGTCGTAGAAGACGCGTGTCAGTGCCCCGGGGCAGAGATCAATGGTCGCAGAGCCGGCACCATTGGCGATGTGGGGGCATTCAGTTTTGGGGGAAGCAAACTTCTGACCGCCGGGCGAGGCGGGGCTGTGGTGTCAAAAAACTCAGCCATCATGCAGCGCATCCGGCTCTACACGCAACGTGGTAATGACGCGTACCCCCTGTCTGAAATGCAGGCCGCTGTCCTGGTCCCCCAACTGCATATGCTGGATGAACGCAACAGACGGCGGATGGAGCGGGTCGGGCAGCTGGCATCTTTGCTTGCATCCGGCAGCGCCATCGATGTCATTGCCGCATTGGACTCGGCCACGAACGGTGCTCCGGCATTCTATAAGGTTGCCATGACACCGAGGCACCTGAATGATCGAACAGAGGCAACGCGATCTCTGCTGGATCGGATTGAGCAACAGGCTTTGCAGGGCCCGAAAGACTCAACAGCGGAGTTTGGTCCGCTTCAATTGACCCTGTCACCCGGATTCCCGGCACTGCATTTGATCCACAGTCGAAAGCGATACCGGCAGGCCGCAGAACTCACAAATTCAGAACGCTGGCACAATCAGCTTCTGACCCTGCACCATCCAATCCTGCTGGAGTCTTCAGTCAGCGTTGAATCCATCGCGAAGGCGATCCAGTCTGCTGTCGACTGCGTCCTGAAGAGGAACTCGTAA
- a CDS encoding RsmE family RNA methyltransferase, producing MPNRVFAESLSQDCIRITDAEAHHLLNVLRLKAGDEIEIFDGCGQSARGIIEATSRKHADVTITARHTADHCVDGVELTVAAAPPKGDRLKWMVEKLTELGVHQLILTQTERSVVNPGDSKQEKLKANVIAACKQCGRNRLMTISSPVELSAAIENAMSQQQQLLVAHPGDKIKSAGLRPTVGVSDPTSKNVTLFIGPEGGFTDSEIQQLLDAGANTISWPSTILRIETAALALAAVVMFLANGTEK from the coding sequence GTGCCTAATCGTGTTTTTGCCGAATCTCTTTCACAGGACTGCATCCGAATCACGGATGCCGAAGCTCACCACCTTCTCAACGTGCTGCGGCTGAAGGCTGGCGATGAAATTGAGATATTTGATGGATGCGGGCAGTCGGCCCGGGGGATTATCGAAGCAACCTCGCGAAAGCACGCTGACGTCACGATTACAGCCCGGCACACCGCCGACCACTGCGTCGATGGCGTTGAATTGACCGTCGCCGCTGCGCCACCAAAGGGGGACCGCCTGAAGTGGATGGTGGAAAAACTGACGGAACTTGGAGTTCACCAATTGATACTCACACAAACCGAACGAAGCGTCGTCAATCCGGGCGATTCGAAACAGGAAAAGCTCAAAGCGAATGTCATTGCGGCGTGTAAACAATGCGGAAGGAATCGCCTGATGACGATCAGTTCACCTGTTGAACTGTCTGCGGCAATTGAAAATGCGATGTCTCAGCAACAACAGCTTCTGGTCGCCCACCCTGGTGACAAGATTAAGTCAGCAGGCCTCCGACCGACGGTCGGCGTATCAGATCCAACTTCGAAAAATGTGACCTTGTTCATTGGGCCTGAAGGTGGTTTCACAGATTCAGAAATCCAGCAGCTGCTGGATGCAGGGGCCAACACCATCTCCTGGCCTTCAACGATTCTGAGAATTGAAACAGCAGCTTTAGCCCTGGCTGCAGTGGTCATGTTTCTGGCGAACGGAACCGAAAAGTGA
- a CDS encoding pitrilysin family protein, giving the protein MTLTTFLRTCASYLVAALFVSFIMIETSVAQPQFVRAVEGIAEFRLENGMQVLLFPDPSRPTVTVNVTIFVGSRHEGYGEAGMAHLLEHMVFKGTPTHPAIPADLAKRGARFNGTTWLDRTNYYETLNASDENLEFALKMEADRMVNSLIRAEDLASEMTVVRNEFERGENSPQRVLMQRMTAVAFDWHNYGKSTIGNRADIERVPVENLRRFYQRFYQPDNAMLIIAGKFDVQKAMQLTQQYFGALPRPDRELDKTYTEEPAQDGERLVTVRRVGEVPMAGLHYHLPAGGHPDFAAVDVLTGVLAGEPSGRLYESLVKRRIAASMYGTTFAAHDPGSLILLADAAQGVDGGTVLQALIDTVEGFANNPIKPEEVERARQELLKQRELRFNDSSSVAVELSDWAAQGDWRLYFLYRDRLEAVTADDVQRVAVEYLQRSNRTAGLFEPTQAPERTAIPETPNLQAMIGDYKGREEVAQGEDFDASPAAIEARLERETLTSGIKVTLLPKKTRGNSVIMRLTLRYGNLEALTGKAVAAEYLGQMLMRGTENMTRQQISDELDNYRTRMSVSGSPGNLSISIQTTRENLVRVMGIMEEVLRRPTFPAEELELIREEQISGIGQQLTEPTVIASNAVQKKISPYSAEDPRFVASMQEELERAKAVTVDQVRDVYNQLVGASVGELTIVGDFDADKVLPVVDRITNGWKSNVAFERLSREAVSNETGTFEQINTPDKANAAYFAALTIPISDDHPDYPALAVGNFILGANGLSSRLGNRIRQKDGLSYTVQSNLQAASGDPRAVFYIFAISNPDNAQKVHLAVQEELDRLLKDGITAEELEDARKGYLQQQEVRRTSDRSLASMLESLSFYDRDLSFVGDFESKVAALTVEDVNSALRKHIQPQRLYTVSAGDFAKGPAAADAPAAGN; this is encoded by the coding sequence ATGACTTTGACAACTTTCCTGAGAACCTGCGCATCGTATCTGGTCGCCGCGCTGTTTGTGAGTTTCATAATGATCGAAACGTCGGTGGCTCAGCCACAATTCGTGCGCGCGGTGGAAGGAATTGCCGAGTTCAGGCTCGAAAACGGAATGCAGGTTCTCCTGTTTCCCGATCCTTCCCGTCCGACGGTAACGGTGAACGTCACCATTTTTGTCGGGTCTCGTCATGAAGGCTACGGAGAAGCGGGAATGGCGCATCTTCTTGAACACATGGTTTTCAAGGGGACACCCACTCATCCTGCAATTCCGGCCGACCTGGCGAAGCGGGGCGCACGGTTTAACGGAACAACCTGGCTCGACCGAACCAACTACTACGAAACTCTGAATGCCAGCGACGAAAATCTGGAATTCGCGCTGAAGATGGAAGCAGATCGCATGGTCAACAGCCTGATCAGGGCGGAAGATCTGGCCTCCGAAATGACGGTGGTGCGGAACGAATTCGAACGCGGTGAAAACAGTCCCCAGCGTGTTCTTATGCAGCGAATGACTGCAGTGGCATTCGACTGGCACAACTACGGCAAATCGACGATTGGAAATCGGGCAGACATTGAACGAGTGCCCGTTGAGAATCTGCGTCGCTTCTATCAGCGGTTCTATCAGCCTGACAATGCCATGTTGATTATTGCCGGCAAGTTTGACGTACAGAAGGCCATGCAGTTAACACAGCAGTACTTTGGAGCTTTGCCCCGGCCTGATCGTGAGCTCGACAAGACCTACACAGAAGAACCCGCTCAGGACGGAGAACGTTTGGTCACGGTTCGCCGAGTTGGTGAAGTGCCTATGGCGGGACTGCACTATCATCTGCCAGCAGGCGGTCACCCCGATTTTGCTGCAGTTGATGTGCTGACTGGAGTCCTTGCAGGTGAACCATCCGGTCGACTGTACGAAAGCCTCGTCAAGCGACGCATCGCTGCATCCATGTACGGGACAACATTCGCAGCGCACGACCCCGGAAGCCTGATCCTACTGGCGGACGCAGCACAGGGGGTCGATGGAGGAACTGTGCTACAGGCCCTGATTGATACTGTGGAAGGATTCGCAAACAATCCCATAAAGCCTGAAGAAGTAGAACGCGCTCGACAGGAACTGCTGAAGCAGCGCGAACTGCGTTTTAACGATTCCTCCTCCGTCGCCGTTGAGCTGAGTGACTGGGCCGCGCAGGGCGATTGGCGGTTGTACTTCCTGTATCGTGACCGCCTGGAAGCCGTTACCGCTGATGACGTCCAGCGCGTGGCTGTCGAGTACCTTCAGCGTTCCAACAGAACGGCCGGGCTGTTCGAACCAACGCAGGCCCCTGAACGAACCGCGATTCCCGAAACGCCGAACCTGCAGGCAATGATTGGCGACTACAAGGGCCGCGAAGAAGTGGCTCAGGGAGAAGATTTCGATGCCAGTCCGGCGGCGATTGAAGCCCGCCTTGAGCGGGAGACACTCACATCAGGCATCAAGGTCACTCTGCTTCCGAAAAAGACCCGTGGCAACTCTGTCATCATGCGTCTGACACTTCGATACGGAAATCTGGAGGCCCTCACGGGCAAAGCGGTGGCCGCTGAATACCTCGGCCAAATGCTGATGCGAGGGACGGAGAATATGACTCGCCAGCAGATCAGCGACGAACTGGATAACTATCGAACACGAATGTCCGTCAGCGGATCCCCCGGAAATCTTTCGATCAGCATTCAGACCACGCGAGAGAATCTCGTACGTGTCATGGGGATCATGGAAGAGGTGTTGCGGCGGCCGACTTTCCCCGCCGAAGAACTGGAGCTGATTCGTGAAGAGCAGATTTCCGGAATTGGACAACAGCTCACCGAACCCACTGTAATTGCTTCAAATGCTGTGCAGAAAAAGATCAGCCCCTATTCCGCAGAGGACCCGCGTTTTGTCGCATCCATGCAGGAAGAGCTGGAGCGAGCCAAAGCAGTGACCGTGGATCAGGTCAGGGATGTCTACAACCAATTGGTCGGCGCCAGCGTCGGAGAATTAACCATTGTTGGTGATTTTGACGCCGACAAAGTGCTGCCCGTGGTGGATCGGATCACGAATGGATGGAAATCGAACGTTGCGTTCGAACGTCTCAGTCGAGAGGCCGTCAGTAACGAAACGGGTACCTTTGAACAAATCAATACGCCTGACAAGGCGAATGCTGCGTACTTTGCCGCGTTAACGATTCCGATCAGCGACGACCACCCGGACTACCCGGCGCTGGCCGTCGGAAACTTTATTCTGGGTGCCAACGGTTTGTCATCAAGATTAGGAAACAGGATCCGGCAGAAGGATGGATTGTCATACACCGTGCAGTCGAACCTTCAGGCAGCTTCAGGTGATCCTCGGGCAGTCTTCTACATCTTCGCAATCTCCAACCCTGACAATGCTCAGAAAGTACACCTGGCTGTGCAGGAGGAGCTGGATCGGTTGTTGAAAGATGGGATCACCGCAGAGGAGCTTGAAGATGCCCGGAAAGGTTACCTGCAACAGCAGGAGGTGCGTCGAACCAGTGACCGAAGCCTGGCTTCGATGCTCGAATCGCTGTCGTTTTACGACCGTGACCTGAGCTTTGTCGGAGATTTCGAATCAAAAGTCGCAGCGTTGACGGTTGAAGATGTCAACAGTGCACTGAGAAAGCATATTCAGCCACAGCGATTGTACACAGTTTCCGCAGGTGATTTCGCAAAGGGACCTGCAGCCGCAGATGCACCGGCTGCCGGGAATTAG
- the rpsT gene encoding 30S ribosomal protein S20, whose protein sequence is MPNSKSAEKSLRQSLVRRDRNRTQRSALRTRLKNFRSFLAGSPSQEDADKQFSLVVKALDQAAAKDLIHKNTASRTKSRLAALKKKTFVG, encoded by the coding sequence ATGCCAAACTCCAAGTCAGCAGAGAAATCTCTTCGCCAAAGTCTCGTTCGACGAGATCGAAATCGTACGCAGCGTTCAGCACTGCGAACCCGCTTGAAGAACTTCCGTTCGTTCCTGGCTGGCAGTCCTTCTCAGGAAGACGCTGACAAACAGTTTAGCCTGGTTGTGAAAGCTTTGGATCAGGCTGCTGCGAAGGATCTGATTCACAAGAATACAGCCTCACGCACCAAGTCTCGTCTGGCAGCCCTGAAGAAGAAGACATTCGTGGGCTAA